One genomic window of Staphylococcus hsinchuensis includes the following:
- a CDS encoding AAA family ATPase, with protein MTKKQKFIETKEYKRFAEFCDACIKYQYIGICYGQPGVGKTLSSRYYTNWDIIENQVNHRGWKDLANKTTDDILSVDKIFYTAPAEKQTRLSSDLHSINGSIDLGQKLHVLNKYEHEHSENFSDAFQDIELIIIDEIDRLKVQHLEQLRSIYDERDLAMVFIGMPGIEKKLSRYPQLYSRIGFAHEFDNLSKDETHHILEYKWQDLGVDLKLEDFTDYEAITTIIKITKGNFRLIHRLFAQIDRIMDINGLDKISTEVVETARDSLVIGIR; from the coding sequence ATGACTAAAAAACAGAAGTTCATTGAAACAAAAGAGTACAAACGATTTGCTGAATTTTGTGATGCTTGTATTAAATATCAGTATATTGGTATATGTTATGGTCAACCAGGTGTGGGTAAAACATTATCTTCACGATATTATACCAATTGGGATATTATTGAAAACCAGGTTAACCATAGGGGCTGGAAAGATTTAGCTAATAAAACAACGGACGATATATTATCTGTAGACAAAATATTTTATACTGCACCAGCAGAAAAGCAAACAAGATTGAGTAGTGACTTACACAGTATTAATGGAAGTATTGATTTGGGTCAAAAATTACATGTTTTAAATAAATACGAGCATGAACATAGTGAAAATTTTAGTGATGCATTCCAAGACATTGAACTCATTATAATAGACGAAATTGATAGACTTAAAGTGCAACATTTAGAGCAATTAAGATCTATCTATGATGAACGTGACCTAGCAATGGTATTCATTGGTATGCCAGGTATTGAGAAAAAACTATCTCGTTATCCTCAACTATATTCTCGTATAGGTTTTGCACATGAATTCGATAATTTAAGCAAAGATGAAACACATCATATATTAGAGTATAAGTGGCAAGATCTAGGAGTTGATTTAAAACTTGAAGACTTCACTGACTATGAAGCTATAACAACTATTATTAAAATCACTAAGGGTAATTTTAGACTTATTCATCGCTTGTTTGCGCAGATAGATAGAATTATGGATATAAATGGCTTAGATAAAATCAGCACCGAGGTTGTAGAAACAGCAAGAGACAGTTTGGTCATAGGTATACGATAA
- a CDS encoding Mu transposase C-terminal domain-containing protein, producing the protein MKNKEKYLTNFSEAKRKEATQKYNIIKPFILGNQSLSSISKNKDIALSTLYRWNKLYKEEGLTGLIHNTRVDKGDHKLEQNIIDEIKRLSLKNKRNSIATIHRKIVNYCIENNFDKPSYKQVYSIIKAMPKSVIDFSNQGEKYYQNKYDLIQIRESSRPNEIWQADHTLLDVYILDQKGNINRPWLTIIMDDYSRAIAGYFLTFDSPNAKNTALTLHQAIWNKSDTRWPICGIPEKFYTDHGSDFTSHHMEQVAVDLKINLMFSKVGVPRGRGKIERFFQTVNQTFLEQIPGYINNNDEFKNLLEFQEFEEKLRQFLIEDYNHKEHSSIGCSPTSRWNSNLFFPNMPSSLEQLDLLLLEIPKSRKIHSDGIHFQGFRYSNTNLAAYVGEYVLIRYNPNDMAEIRVFYRDEFLCTAISPDLSDYSIDIKDIQHARSQRRKHLKQNAISPSTTDLIKEEKNQSYSPHKIDKNVKKLKRYHND; encoded by the coding sequence ATGAAAAACAAGGAGAAGTATCTAACTAATTTTTCTGAAGCCAAACGTAAAGAAGCTACTCAAAAGTACAATATAATAAAACCTTTTATCTTGGGAAATCAATCTTTATCAAGTATTTCTAAAAATAAGGACATTGCATTAAGTACACTTTATAGGTGGAATAAATTATATAAGGAAGAAGGGCTTACTGGTCTAATTCATAATACAAGAGTTGATAAAGGTGATCATAAATTAGAACAAAACATAATTGACGAGATTAAACGCCTTTCACTCAAGAATAAAAGAAATAGTATTGCTACAATTCATAGGAAAATCGTTAATTATTGTATAGAAAATAATTTTGATAAACCAAGCTACAAACAAGTTTATAGTATTATTAAAGCAATGCCTAAGTCTGTTATTGATTTCTCTAACCAAGGTGAAAAATACTATCAAAATAAGTACGATTTAATACAAATAAGAGAATCCTCAAGACCCAATGAAATATGGCAAGCCGACCATACTTTGCTAGATGTCTATATATTAGATCAAAAAGGTAACATCAATAGACCGTGGTTAACCATTATTATGGATGATTATAGTCGTGCAATTGCAGGCTACTTTTTAACATTTGATAGTCCTAATGCCAAGAATACTGCCCTAACACTACATCAAGCTATTTGGAATAAGAGTGATACAAGATGGCCAATATGTGGGATTCCTGAAAAGTTCTATACTGACCATGGAAGTGACTTTACTTCACATCATATGGAACAAGTCGCTGTTGATTTGAAAATTAATTTAATGTTTTCAAAAGTTGGCGTGCCACGAGGTCGTGGAAAAATAGAAAGATTCTTTCAAACAGTCAATCAAACATTCCTAGAGCAAATTCCTGGATATATAAACAATAACGATGAGTTTAAAAATTTACTAGAATTTCAAGAGTTCGAAGAAAAATTACGCCAATTTTTGATTGAAGACTATAATCACAAAGAACACAGTTCTATTGGTTGTTCACCAACAAGTCGATGGAATAGTAATCTCTTTTTCCCCAATATGCCCAGTAGTTTAGAACAACTCGATTTACTCTTACTAGAGATTCCTAAATCTAGAAAAATCCATTCAGATGGTATTCATTTTCAAGGATTTAGATATAGTAATACGAATTTAGCAGCTTATGTAGGTGAATATGTACTGATTCGTTACAATCCCAATGATATGGCTGAAATACGCGTGTTTTATAGAGATGAATTCCTTTGTACAGCTATATCTCCTGATTTATCTGATTATTCAATTGATATAAAGGATATACAACATGCTCGTAGTCAGAGAAGAAAGCACTTGAAACAAAACGCTATTAGCCCTAGTACGACTGACTTAATAAAAGAAGAAAAAAATCAAAGTTATTCACCTCACAAGATAGACAAAAATGTCAAAAAGCTAAAGAGGTATCATAATGACTAA
- a CDS encoding recombinase family protein gives MKIGYARVSTGLQNLNLQEDRLNTHGCEKIFNDHMSGSKSKRPGLDKAIEFARSGDTIVVWRLDRLGRNMEDLITLVNELNERGVSFHSLEENITMDKSSSTGQLLFHLFAAFAEFERNLILERSSAGRIAARARGRYGGRPEKLNKQDLNLLKTLYDNGTPIKTIAEQWQVSRTTIYRYLNKLEDKEDEKQGEVSN, from the coding sequence TTGAAAATAGGTTATGCAAGAGTTTCAACTGGATTACAAAATTTAAATTTACAGGAAGATCGATTAAATACACATGGTTGTGAAAAGATATTTAATGACCATATGAGTGGTTCAAAAAGTAAAAGACCTGGTTTAGATAAAGCAATTGAATTTGCGAGGTCAGGAGATACCATTGTTGTTTGGAGACTAGATAGACTAGGACGTAACATGGAGGATTTAATCACATTAGTTAATGAACTTAACGAACGAGGCGTGAGTTTTCATAGTTTAGAAGAAAATATAACGATGGATAAATCAAGTTCTACAGGACAATTATTATTTCATTTATTCGCAGCATTTGCAGAATTTGAACGTAATTTAATTTTAGAACGTTCTTCAGCTGGCCGAATTGCGGCACGTGCAAGAGGAAGATATGGAGGGAGGCCTGAAAAATTAAATAAACAAGATTTGAATTTACTTAAGACGCTTTATGATAATGGCACACCCATTAAAACAATAGCAGAACAATGGCAAGTTTCACGTACAACTATTTATCGTTACCTCAATAAATTGGAGGACAAGGAAGATGAAAAACAAGGAGAAGTATCTAACTAA
- a CDS encoding ArsR/SmtB family transcription factor codes for MNIYSNITQTAQLIGDATRMSILMDLSGMHALTASELAKSANVSPQTASSHLKKLIEGNLIIVRRQGRFRYYQLSNEEVAKAIESIANVSGPLVSNSLNDFTKKKKLEFARTCYGHLAGELGVKITKALMTKGYIKETDNSRYKLTHDGELWISKLGINIAKLNINVHSLPLHIDWTVRQNHLAGPLSLALTKKFLELGWLREGNMKREIILTPYGKKALCEELNLWSTKVCKK; via the coding sequence ATGAATATTTACAGTAATATTACTCAAACTGCTCAATTAATAGGTGACGCTACAAGAATGTCAATATTAATGGATTTATCTGGTATGCACGCACTAACAGCAAGTGAATTGGCAAAGTCAGCAAATGTTTCTCCCCAAACAGCAAGTTCTCACTTAAAAAAATTAATAGAAGGTAATCTTATTATAGTAAGACGGCAAGGCAGGTTTAGATACTACCAGTTATCTAATGAAGAAGTAGCTAAAGCTATTGAGTCAATTGCCAATGTATCAGGACCTTTAGTTTCCAATTCGTTAAATGATTTTACAAAAAAGAAAAAACTAGAATTTGCTAGAACATGTTATGGACATTTGGCTGGAGAACTGGGTGTTAAAATTACAAAGGCTTTAATGACAAAAGGATACATAAAAGAAACTGATAATTCTCGTTATAAACTGACACATGACGGAGAATTATGGATTAGTAAGTTAGGTATTAATATTGCCAAACTAAATATTAATGTTCATTCATTGCCGTTACATATTGATTGGACGGTAAGACAAAACCACCTGGCTGGCCCTTTATCGTTAGCTTTAACGAAAAAATTTTTAGAACTAGGATGGTTAAGAGAAGGGAATATGAAAAGAGAAATAATTCTCACACCATATGGCAAAAAAGCATTATGCGAAGAATTAAATTTATGGTCAACGAAAGTGTGCAAAAAATAA
- a CDS encoding MFS transporter, with translation MKRNSLIHENLIILVTSLGMFLSTLDTGIINVALPTLTNVFDSNLTIMMWTVTLYTLMLVSFITLFGKISDAIGKIKIFNFGIILFGIASLLCALSSTEYFLIIFRAIQGIGAAMVQATAAALITSYVSNDKQGKGLGIFSMALGLGPILGPSIGSILLNFSNWSMIFWINIPIIILIVVINQVFIGELNEERFKLNFDFIGNILMVVMLSSLILAITFLKSQFIIVLLIIFLISLWLFIKWESKVKFPLIPVTWLQNKMMLSLLFGIFTLGGSMSLGFIIPPFYIEQNLKLNTLIVGIVNLSAPLGMVIMSQFSNKLTKKFNNQLLLTLSILLMGISYLVIGLLQYNLLIWKLIVLLLFFGFGCGIYLPINTRSILNLVKKSQQATAGSLQRMIQNLGIALYSSVSSITIQIFKNHHNMIHGYIVLWIMASIILFIGFILSVKNLLGYKKTE, from the coding sequence ATGAAAAGAAACAGCCTCATTCACGAAAATTTAATTATACTAGTCACCAGTTTAGGTATGTTTTTATCAACATTAGATACTGGCATTATTAATGTGGCCTTACCTACACTAACAAACGTATTTGATTCAAATTTAACTATAATGATGTGGACAGTAACATTATATACACTTATGTTAGTATCATTTATCACTCTGTTTGGTAAAATATCAGACGCTATAGGAAAAATAAAAATATTTAATTTCGGCATAATCTTATTTGGAATAGCTTCTTTATTATGCGCATTATCTTCAACAGAGTATTTCCTTATTATTTTTAGAGCTATACAAGGTATAGGAGCAGCTATGGTACAAGCAACGGCAGCTGCACTTATTACATCTTATGTTTCTAATGATAAACAAGGAAAGGGTTTAGGTATATTTAGTATGGCACTCGGCTTAGGACCTATACTTGGGCCAAGTATAGGCTCTATATTATTAAACTTTAGTAATTGGTCTATGATTTTTTGGATTAATATACCTATCATCATACTTATAGTAGTCATAAACCAGGTTTTCATAGGAGAATTAAACGAGGAAAGATTTAAATTAAATTTTGACTTTATAGGCAATATTTTAATGGTTGTAATGTTATCCTCACTCATTTTAGCTATAACTTTTTTAAAATCTCAGTTTATAATCGTTCTTTTGATAATATTTTTGATTAGTTTATGGCTATTTATAAAGTGGGAATCAAAAGTTAAATTCCCATTAATTCCTGTAACATGGTTACAAAATAAAATGATGTTGTCCCTACTATTTGGCATTTTCACTTTAGGAGGTTCTATGTCTTTAGGTTTCATTATCCCACCTTTTTATATAGAACAAAATCTTAAGTTAAATACATTGATTGTAGGAATAGTTAACCTTTCTGCGCCATTAGGAATGGTTATTATGTCACAATTTTCTAATAAACTAACAAAAAAATTCAACAATCAATTATTGCTAACTTTAAGTATATTACTGATGGGAATATCTTATTTAGTTATTGGTCTACTTCAATATAACCTATTGATATGGAAACTTATTGTACTGTTATTATTCTTTGGCTTTGGATGTGGTATATACTTACCTATTAATACTAGAAGTATTTTAAATTTAGTCAAAAAATCACAACAAGCTACAGCTGGATCATTACAAAGAATGATTCAAAATTTGGGAATTGCTTTATATTCATCTGTAAGTTCTATCACTATACAAATATTTAAGAACCACCATAATATGATTCATGGGTATATTGTCCTATGGATTATGGCTTCTATTATTTTATTTATTGGATTTATCTTGTCAGTTAAAAATTTACTGGGTTATAAAAAAACTGAGTAA
- the gtfB gene encoding accessory Sec system glycosylation chaperone GtfB, translating to MINIFDNYHFNSQLLHRSLKLAGYQHLTICLEDDGFLPDDVTSPYQFFAQNPIKQTDKPLFFNEVEVPTHWEITGTNDMGKIKNLGEIRGKIFYQSNFKSRIVNRVEWLDNKQRLRIVDFYNKKGFKFAEAIYDLAGKAIMKKYFDHLGKEIIYENYVTGDYVLNWKNKTHFFKSQEAFVIYYLKQLNVDLDVIIFNSLAMPFIALYRMNTIGKGILVWQENSHGTIPGNMKLMFDESLNRNYSIIIPNRDEYLKIRQGLCDKERDKVIRGGYLYSYRKQNQFTRNILTLTNSDQLLCIEELVKSNSEYQFHIAAITEMSNRLLDLMKYDNVRLYPVANEETIESLYQRCDIYLDNNKGNELLNAVGRAFENDMVIFATHDEAHNRMFTAPENIVMKKDINNLTTMLQKMSNSKKTYLTRLQLQKNYSNEIEPEKLINKIKVMLQS from the coding sequence ATGATTAATATATTTGATAATTATCATTTTAATTCACAATTATTACATCGTTCATTGAAACTTGCAGGGTATCAACATTTGACAATTTGTTTAGAGGATGATGGCTTTTTACCAGATGATGTTACCTCTCCTTACCAATTTTTCGCTCAAAATCCAATTAAACAAACTGATAAACCTTTATTCTTTAATGAAGTAGAGGTGCCAACCCACTGGGAAATTACAGGTACAAATGATATGGGTAAAATAAAAAATTTAGGGGAAATAAGAGGTAAAATTTTCTATCAATCCAATTTCAAGTCTCGTATTGTAAACCGAGTTGAGTGGTTGGATAATAAGCAACGATTACGCATAGTTGATTTTTACAATAAGAAGGGGTTTAAATTTGCTGAAGCTATTTATGATTTAGCTGGTAAAGCTATAATGAAAAAGTACTTTGATCACCTAGGCAAAGAAATTATCTATGAAAATTATGTGACTGGAGACTACGTATTAAACTGGAAAAACAAGACACACTTTTTCAAGTCTCAAGAAGCATTTGTCATATATTACTTAAAACAACTAAATGTAGATTTGGATGTAATTATCTTTAATTCACTAGCGATGCCTTTTATCGCGTTATATAGAATGAATACAATTGGAAAGGGAATTCTCGTTTGGCAAGAAAATAGTCATGGAACTATTCCAGGAAATATGAAACTTATGTTTGATGAATCGTTAAATAGAAATTATTCAATCATAATACCAAATAGAGATGAATATCTAAAAATTCGCCAAGGGCTTTGTGATAAAGAACGTGATAAAGTAATTAGAGGTGGCTATCTTTATAGTTACCGAAAGCAAAACCAATTTACTAGAAATATATTAACTTTAACAAATTCCGATCAATTGCTCTGTATTGAAGAATTAGTAAAAAGTAATAGTGAATATCAATTTCATATAGCAGCTATTACAGAAATGTCTAATAGGCTATTAGATTTAATGAAATATGATAATGTTCGATTGTATCCAGTGGCGAATGAAGAGACAATTGAATCATTATATCAACGATGTGATATTTATTTAGATAACAATAAAGGTAATGAACTATTGAATGCAGTTGGTCGAGCATTTGAAAATGATATGGTGATATTTGCAACGCATGATGAAGCACATAATCGTATGTTTACAGCGCCTGAAAATATTGTTATGAAAAAAGATATTAATAATTTGACAACAATGTTGCAAAAAATGTCTAATAGTAAGAAAACATATCTAACTAGATTACAATTACAGAAAAATTATTCAAATGAAATTGAACCTGAAAAACTCATTAATAAAATTAAGGTTATGTTGCAAAGTTAA